From the genome of Vibrio navarrensis, one region includes:
- a CDS encoding HvfC/BufC N-terminal domain-containing protein, which yields MSSSNQLAARQQWLLELILQGPQASQMASEFIVGSAQMSAAARLAIYQDGYRLRLLECMTAEFPALQHYLGEPLFRLFSLGYLQQQPSRHYSLYQLGEGFADFLAATRPSEKSVQPQWAAGLKIPEQLARFERARANALRAAGAQPHSTPELGCLFHFPVLALPQSSTLVEHDFALHDYVLAADRHALALEKGQCVEKPAMPAAQPESLLIYRHQFRVKVVKLEAWQADVLRVLSATTHRAQKGKAMQADWQTLLVHNRLAESELLMKLNLWLPQALKENQLTLAE from the coding sequence ATGAGCTCATCCAATCAGTTAGCCGCGCGTCAGCAGTGGTTGCTTGAGTTGATTCTACAAGGCCCCCAAGCCAGCCAAATGGCCAGCGAGTTTATTGTCGGCTCGGCGCAAATGTCAGCGGCAGCACGTCTGGCCATATATCAGGACGGCTATCGGCTGCGTCTGCTTGAATGCATGACGGCGGAGTTTCCGGCATTGCAGCACTACCTCGGTGAACCGCTGTTTCGTCTATTCAGCTTAGGTTATCTGCAACAGCAGCCTTCCCGTCACTACAGTTTGTATCAATTGGGTGAGGGATTTGCTGATTTTCTCGCCGCAACGCGCCCGAGTGAGAAGAGCGTGCAGCCACAATGGGCAGCAGGACTTAAGATTCCAGAGCAACTCGCGAGATTCGAGAGGGCGCGGGCAAATGCACTCCGCGCTGCGGGGGCGCAGCCGCATAGCACGCCGGAGTTAGGTTGTCTGTTTCACTTTCCAGTGCTGGCCTTGCCTCAAAGCAGCACATTAGTCGAGCACGATTTTGCGCTGCATGACTATGTACTCGCCGCTGATCGCCACGCACTGGCGCTTGAAAAAGGTCAGTGCGTGGAAAAGCCCGCCATGCCCGCAGCACAGCCAGAGTCTCTGTTGATCTATCGCCATCAATTTCGCGTCAAAGTGGTCAAACTTGAAGCTTGGCAGGCCGATGTGCTGCGCGTATTAAGTGCCACGACGCACAGAGCGCAAAAGGGCAAAGCCATGCAAGCGGATTGGCAAACCTTGCTTGTGCACAACCGACTCGCTGAAAGCGAACTACTGATGAAACTTAACCTGTGGCTGCCACAGGCTTTAAAAGAAAATCAGCTTACGCTTGCCGAATAA
- a CDS encoding RluA family pseudouridine synthase — MHTPDLCFTRFTATIDGYSLPERFTFPFYYTPHPLCVLAAEQLQHHLLTQQDWQHNFGLLNGQLNRDDESAIGKMFGVLLVQNPQGEIGFLSAFSGKVAEQNLLPGFVPPVFDMLTKESFFHREFAEITDINHQVKQLSQSSELIQLRQQIETDRQTYQAQEQAQRQTMIEGRAKRKQQREQAESMLSGEALKAVLDDLAKQSVAEKNVLKYLKLEWDEKLASEEARLNSLLAQLDTLKEQRKTLSNALQHKLFAQYRFLNVHGEQSDLNAIFAPTTSPVPPAGSGECAAPKLLQYAFTHGLKPLAMAEFWWGVSPKSEVRQHKKFYPSCHSKCQPILGHMLQGLNMDPNPLEENWAEDKALEIVYQDEAMVIVNKPSGLLSVPGKTISDSAYTRLQALFPDMEGPFVIHRLDMATSGLLVFALTRRANKSLQKQFISRGVQKRYVALLEGKVSQSQGEITLPMRGDPNDRPRQLVCFEHGKPAHTDWQLIETRDGRSKLYLYPRTGRTHQLRVHCAHHLGLNMPMVGDGLYGEKAKRLHLHSESLELDHPYSKERMHFQVDAEF, encoded by the coding sequence ATGCACACGCCGGACCTTTGCTTTACTCGATTCACTGCGACTATCGACGGCTATTCCCTGCCAGAGCGCTTCACTTTTCCGTTTTACTACACGCCCCATCCGCTGTGTGTGTTAGCGGCAGAGCAGTTGCAACACCATTTGCTCACTCAGCAAGATTGGCAACACAACTTTGGTTTACTAAACGGGCAGCTCAACCGCGACGATGAAAGCGCGATTGGCAAAATGTTTGGCGTGCTACTGGTACAAAATCCACAAGGTGAAATCGGCTTTTTGAGCGCATTTTCGGGCAAAGTAGCTGAGCAAAATCTGTTGCCGGGATTTGTCCCTCCGGTGTTTGACATGTTGACCAAAGAGAGCTTTTTCCACCGCGAGTTTGCCGAAATCACCGACATCAACCATCAAGTAAAGCAGTTATCGCAAAGCTCTGAACTGATCCAGCTTCGCCAGCAAATTGAAACAGACCGCCAAACCTACCAAGCGCAAGAACAGGCGCAGCGCCAAACGATGATTGAAGGGCGCGCTAAGCGTAAACAGCAGCGCGAGCAGGCTGAATCCATGCTCAGCGGTGAAGCACTTAAAGCGGTGTTGGATGATCTTGCCAAACAGAGCGTGGCCGAGAAAAACGTGCTCAAATACCTCAAACTGGAATGGGATGAAAAGCTCGCTAGTGAAGAGGCGCGTTTGAACTCACTTCTTGCTCAACTTGACACGCTCAAAGAGCAGCGCAAAACCTTATCGAACGCCTTGCAACACAAACTGTTTGCTCAGTATCGCTTCCTCAATGTGCACGGCGAGCAGAGCGATCTCAACGCGATTTTCGCACCGACCACCAGCCCTGTGCCACCTGCAGGCTCTGGCGAATGTGCCGCGCCAAAACTGCTGCAATACGCTTTTACCCACGGCTTGAAGCCACTGGCAATGGCGGAATTTTGGTGGGGCGTGTCGCCGAAATCGGAAGTGCGCCAACACAAAAAGTTTTACCCCTCATGCCACAGTAAATGCCAGCCTATTTTGGGCCATATGCTGCAAGGGCTGAACATGGATCCGAACCCGCTGGAAGAAAACTGGGCAGAAGACAAAGCGCTGGAAATCGTCTATCAAGACGAAGCGATGGTCATTGTCAACAAACCGTCTGGGCTGTTATCGGTGCCGGGCAAAACCATTAGCGATTCCGCTTATACCCGTTTGCAAGCGCTATTTCCTGACATGGAAGGGCCGTTTGTGATTCACCGCTTAGACATGGCGACCTCAGGACTGTTGGTGTTTGCCCTAACTCGCCGCGCCAACAAGAGCCTGCAAAAGCAGTTTATTTCTCGCGGCGTGCAAAAGCGTTATGTGGCGCTATTGGAAGGTAAAGTGTCGCAAAGCCAAGGGGAAATCACCCTGCCCATGCGAGGCGACCCAAACGACAGACCGCGTCAACTGGTCTGTTTTGAACACGGAAAACCCGCGCATACTGATTGGCAGTTGATTGAGACTCGCGATGGCCGCAGCAAGCTTTACCTCTACCCAAGAACAGGGCGCACTCACCAACTTCGCGTTCATTGTGCTCATCACCTTGGTTTGAACATGCCGATGGTGGGCGATGGGTTGTATGGTGAGAAGGCCAAGCGACTGCACTTGCACTCCGAGTCGCTTGAACTTGACCACCCTTACAGCAAAGAGCGCATGCATTTTCAAGTGGATGCCGAATTCTAG
- a CDS encoding ferritin-like domain-containing protein, translated as MDFQRLAGLQLERNPRLSNRDISHLAADVNAVRCLTQAAINVELFTIPLYMTTMYSIEGMHSITGKGNALYLGRRWPGITPTPNPQTANQQACNLIFSVFIQEMLHLQMAANIHNALSATVAGSQAAAADFNSPLLVNENNGWICYGPDKTAIPHILDLTDLSEAPYNAVKVALGGLDENSINLFLLIEEPSDVLASRIQASKRDKYIATNGKGVEGCVPFDHWSAQSTEADMPQFGTIATMYECLAAYLNVTYSDGSSLFSKMFNPDSIQRDLFNTEESGHPLAEFPRMKTVVDAKEATQAKSQIFQLMNAITDQGEGATMKVEAQTVLPAGLVGAPVDPSYQPNFQALQADYKQYDEKGDELPMSGAAHARFFGGVVDHYDRFQQMKGLLESGEITTWADWHANPANKWQPDDLQTAEYQNNQYAGVLPSAQAVSTALNNLKAGGDASWQEMSHVAAGAIAGITTVLNKYWTDKGVDFPFPSMSGSGDRVSICWAVFGQAPDLSLGEYQRIPESQRDYLYHACQGMALEPNPNETGNSCASKEIFHTCRGSNSCKAEGGCGFVQKTSGGGSGCRSLSATPSNENAVQAGCGAPELYSPPADNACGGLGGCAVPISASQLYPDGGLMPIYQLRAGQHPEQVSGEGVQFATGDAVYDIAWQAYSKALAAEGKTAGDKPQPLDLRLAFPPST; from the coding sequence ATGGATTTTCAACGTTTGGCCGGGTTGCAGTTAGAACGAAATCCGCGCTTATCGAACCGAGACATCAGCCATTTAGCGGCCGATGTCAACGCTGTGCGTTGTCTGACTCAGGCCGCGATCAACGTCGAGCTGTTTACTATTCCATTGTACATGACCACCATGTACTCGATAGAAGGCATGCACTCGATTACAGGGAAGGGCAATGCGCTCTATCTTGGCCGTCGTTGGCCCGGCATCACGCCGACGCCCAACCCGCAAACCGCCAATCAGCAAGCGTGTAACTTGATTTTCAGTGTCTTTATCCAAGAGATGCTGCATTTGCAAATGGCGGCCAATATTCACAATGCGCTCAGTGCGACTGTGGCAGGTAGCCAAGCGGCCGCGGCCGATTTCAACTCACCACTGCTGGTAAATGAGAACAATGGCTGGATCTGCTACGGCCCGGACAAAACCGCCATTCCGCACATTTTGGATCTCACCGATCTCTCTGAAGCGCCCTATAACGCGGTGAAAGTTGCGCTGGGTGGCTTGGATGAAAACAGCATCAACCTATTTTTGTTGATTGAAGAGCCGTCGGATGTACTCGCTAGCCGCATCCAAGCTAGCAAGCGTGACAAGTATATTGCGACTAACGGCAAAGGCGTTGAGGGCTGTGTGCCGTTTGACCATTGGAGCGCGCAATCTACCGAAGCCGACATGCCGCAGTTTGGCACCATTGCGACCATGTATGAATGTTTGGCCGCGTATTTGAATGTCACTTACAGTGACGGCAGCAGCCTGTTTAGCAAAATGTTTAATCCGGACTCGATTCAGCGTGACTTGTTCAATACCGAAGAGAGTGGCCACCCGCTGGCAGAGTTCCCACGTATGAAAACGGTGGTGGACGCCAAAGAGGCAACCCAAGCGAAAAGCCAGATCTTCCAGTTGATGAACGCGATTACCGATCAGGGCGAAGGCGCGACCATGAAAGTGGAAGCGCAAACCGTCTTGCCGGCTGGTTTGGTGGGGGCGCCGGTTGACCCAAGCTACCAGCCTAACTTCCAAGCACTTCAAGCCGATTACAAGCAGTATGACGAAAAGGGTGACGAACTGCCGATGTCTGGCGCAGCGCACGCTCGCTTCTTTGGTGGCGTAGTGGATCACTACGACCGTTTCCAGCAAATGAAGGGGTTGTTGGAGTCGGGCGAGATCACCACTTGGGCCGATTGGCATGCCAACCCAGCCAATAAATGGCAGCCAGACGATCTGCAAACAGCAGAGTACCAAAACAACCAATATGCAGGTGTGTTGCCTTCTGCTCAGGCCGTTTCCACGGCACTCAATAATCTCAAAGCAGGTGGCGACGCCAGCTGGCAAGAGATGAGTCATGTGGCTGCTGGTGCGATTGCAGGCATTACCACTGTGCTAAATAAATACTGGACAGACAAAGGCGTCGACTTCCCGTTCCCGTCAATGTCAGGTTCTGGCGATCGTGTCTCCATCTGCTGGGCGGTGTTTGGCCAAGCTCCGGATCTGTCGCTAGGAGAGTACCAGCGCATTCCTGAATCGCAGCGTGATTATCTTTATCACGCTTGCCAAGGGATGGCGCTGGAGCCAAACCCAAATGAAACGGGCAATAGCTGCGCGTCGAAAGAGATTTTCCACACCTGTCGTGGCTCGAACAGCTGTAAAGCGGAAGGGGGCTGTGGTTTTGTGCAAAAAACCTCAGGCGGCGGCTCGGGATGTCGCAGTTTAAGTGCCACACCGAGCAATGAGAATGCGGTGCAAGCGGGTTGCGGCGCGCCGGAGCTCTACTCTCCGCCCGCCGATAACGCTTGCGGTGGCTTGGGCGGCTGCGCAGTGCCCATCTCCGCCTCACAGCTCTATCCCGATGGCGGCCTGATGCCCATTTACCAATTGCGCGCTGGACAGCATCCAGAACAGGTTTCCGGTGAAGGTGTGCAGTTTGCCACCGGTGATGCGGTGTATGACATCGCTTGGCAGGCGTACAGCAAAGCGTTGGCTGCTGAAGGAAAAACGGCGGGGGATAAGCCGCAACCTTTAGACCTACGTTTGGCCTTCCCACCATCAACGTAA
- a CDS encoding substrate-binding periplasmic protein translates to MEKSSTSADNVIHIASGEWPPFIGSDLKNYGFVAEIISTAFAAEGYQVQFHFLPWARAYAETQRGLYHATAIWMHSVERENDFYYSQPVSQEEFVFFYPSAKPFEWQSLSDLAPYKLGGVIAYSYGQEMDALIESGVLYMERDGLAAKNLEKLAKGRVEIVPEEKHIGYYLINKEIPHLRQRITHHPVPFLTNSNYLLFPKQRQDSPALLSIFNRNLPKANSPQSD, encoded by the coding sequence ATCGAAAAAAGCAGCACCAGCGCAGATAACGTCATCCATATCGCTTCGGGTGAATGGCCCCCTTTTATCGGCAGTGATTTAAAAAATTATGGTTTTGTTGCCGAAATCATCTCAACCGCCTTCGCGGCTGAAGGCTATCAAGTTCAGTTCCATTTTCTCCCTTGGGCAAGAGCGTACGCCGAAACACAGAGGGGGCTTTACCATGCGACGGCGATTTGGATGCACAGCGTGGAGCGGGAGAACGATTTTTACTATAGCCAGCCAGTGAGCCAAGAAGAGTTTGTCTTTTTCTACCCCAGTGCAAAGCCTTTTGAGTGGCAATCCCTTAGCGATCTGGCCCCGTACAAACTGGGTGGTGTGATTGCATACAGCTATGGGCAGGAGATGGATGCGCTGATTGAGAGTGGCGTTCTCTACATGGAACGTGATGGCTTGGCAGCCAAAAACCTAGAAAAGTTAGCCAAAGGGCGCGTTGAAATTGTCCCCGAAGAGAAACACATAGGCTACTATCTGATTAATAAAGAGATCCCTCATTTGAGACAACGGATCACCCACCATCCGGTGCCATTTCTCACCAACAGCAACTACTTACTCTTCCCGAAACAGCGCCAAGATAGCCCTGCCTTGCTCAGCATTTTTAATCGAAACCTCCCCAAGGCAAACTCGCCTCAGTCGGATTAA
- a CDS encoding esterase-like activity of phytase family protein, which yields MFISHFRLGALALILASSSFASSADSFKRIASFPVADNVPHGMDSKKPTSAEIITATEDGNTLIYSDSPLGGIGFIDIKQPHMPQAAGFLSLHGEPTSVAAYDKWVLAAVNTSKNYTQPSGYLAIVSATGRKIVDKCELGGQPDSVAVSKDGRYIAVAIENERDESLNDGELPQLPAGFLVIIAAQKGKADCSTARRVTLTGLAQIAPDDPEPEFVAFNTANQIALTLQENNHIVIVDAASAKVVNHFSAGRVDLQQIDVKKDGALLFTGEQKGVLREPDAVKWLDNERLVIANEGDYHGGARGFTIFSKQGEVLFESGASFEHQIVRAGHYPEKRSGKKGAEPEGLEVATFNGQQYIFVLSERGSAVGVYQDERANPRWMQLLPSGIAPESAVAIPQRNLLATANEADLIAEGGARSHVMIYQLGSGEPTYPQIVSENDKRGAPIGWGALSGLASDGKRPGKLYAVNDSFYSSQPTIFTIDASKAPAVIKGALTVTRDGKAAKKLDLEGITTDGKGGFWLASEGNAAKEVPHALYHVNAKGEIQQTVEFPQELLQYETRFGAEGVTLVDDTLWVAVQRPWKDDPSDRVKLLAYHIPSDTWRAVHYPLEQTEKGWVGLSEITAFQGNLYLLERDNQLGKSAKIKRLYKVSLKQISPVALGQTLPVVQKELAYDFLPELKAGNGYVVDKIEGFTIDPQGRGYAVTDNDGVDDSSGETLFFKLKLDFLDR from the coding sequence ATGTTTATCTCCCATTTTCGTCTGGGTGCGCTGGCGCTCATCTTGGCCAGTTCTTCTTTTGCCAGTTCCGCCGACTCGTTCAAACGTATCGCCAGTTTCCCGGTGGCTGACAATGTGCCCCATGGTATGGACAGCAAAAAGCCGACTTCGGCAGAGATCATCACCGCCACAGAAGATGGCAACACACTGATTTATTCCGACAGCCCGCTCGGCGGGATCGGTTTTATTGACATCAAACAGCCCCATATGCCGCAAGCCGCCGGGTTTCTCTCGTTGCATGGCGAACCCACCTCGGTCGCCGCGTATGATAAATGGGTGTTGGCGGCGGTGAACACATCGAAAAACTATACCCAACCTTCGGGATATCTGGCGATTGTGTCGGCGACTGGGCGCAAAATTGTCGATAAATGCGAACTGGGCGGCCAACCTGACTCGGTGGCCGTCTCTAAAGATGGTCGCTACATTGCGGTGGCGATAGAAAACGAGCGCGACGAGAGCCTTAATGACGGCGAACTGCCGCAGTTGCCAGCGGGTTTTCTGGTGATCATTGCAGCGCAAAAAGGCAAAGCCGACTGTTCCACAGCCAGACGCGTGACCTTGACTGGATTGGCGCAGATCGCCCCCGACGATCCTGAACCCGAGTTCGTCGCATTCAATACCGCCAATCAAATTGCGCTGACTTTACAGGAAAACAACCACATTGTGATTGTCGATGCCGCCAGTGCGAAAGTGGTCAATCACTTCTCGGCAGGTCGTGTGGACTTGCAGCAGATCGATGTGAAAAAAGATGGCGCGCTGCTGTTTACTGGCGAGCAGAAAGGCGTTTTGCGCGAACCGGATGCGGTGAAATGGCTCGATAATGAACGTCTGGTGATCGCCAATGAAGGTGATTATCACGGCGGCGCACGGGGTTTTACCATTTTCAGTAAGCAGGGTGAGGTGCTGTTTGAAAGCGGCGCGTCATTTGAGCATCAGATCGTGCGCGCCGGGCACTATCCAGAAAAACGCTCGGGCAAAAAAGGAGCAGAACCGGAAGGGCTGGAAGTCGCGACTTTCAACGGTCAGCAGTACATTTTTGTTTTGTCGGAGCGAGGCTCTGCGGTCGGCGTGTATCAAGACGAACGGGCGAATCCGCGCTGGATGCAACTGCTGCCCTCGGGCATTGCGCCAGAATCGGCGGTTGCCATTCCCCAGCGTAATTTGCTGGCAACCGCCAACGAAGCCGATCTCATTGCTGAAGGCGGTGCACGTTCTCATGTGATGATTTATCAGCTTGGCTCAGGTGAGCCGACCTATCCGCAAATCGTCTCGGAGAATGACAAACGCGGCGCGCCGATTGGTTGGGGGGCGCTTTCCGGCCTTGCTAGCGACGGCAAAAGGCCCGGCAAATTGTATGCAGTGAATGACAGCTTTTATTCTTCACAGCCGACGATTTTCACTATCGACGCAAGCAAAGCGCCTGCGGTAATTAAGGGCGCTCTTACGGTCACCCGCGACGGCAAAGCGGCGAAAAAGCTGGATCTGGAAGGTATTACGACCGATGGCAAAGGTGGCTTTTGGCTTGCCTCGGAAGGCAACGCCGCCAAAGAGGTGCCGCACGCGCTTTATCATGTCAACGCCAAAGGCGAAATCCAACAAACGGTTGAATTTCCACAAGAGTTGTTGCAATACGAAACTCGCTTTGGCGCAGAAGGGGTGACGTTAGTCGATGATACTTTGTGGGTTGCGGTGCAAAGACCGTGGAAAGATGACCCAAGTGATCGGGTCAAATTGCTCGCATACCACATTCCGTCGGATACGTGGCGCGCGGTGCACTACCCGCTTGAACAGACAGAAAAAGGTTGGGTCGGTTTGTCGGAGATCACCGCATTCCAAGGCAATCTCTACCTGTTGGAGCGCGACAATCAACTGGGCAAATCAGCCAAAATCAAACGCTTGTACAAAGTCTCGCTTAAGCAAATCTCGCCTGTCGCGCTTGGGCAAACCTTGCCAGTGGTGCAAAAAGAGCTGGCGTATGATTTCTTGCCAGAACTTAAGGCAGGCAATGGGTATGTGGTCGATAAAATTGAAGGTTTCACCATCGACCCGCAAGGCCGTGGCTACGCGGTGACCGATAACGACGGCGTAGATGACAGCAGCGGCGAAACCTTGTTCTTCAAACTCAAACTGGATTTTCTTGATCGTTAG
- the bufB gene encoding MNIO family bufferin maturase, which translates to MRSTSDLPNFPASTPPHSHAEDSHAQDSDAELSASMGFGVGLRSCHFAWLEQHLLPEQSGVDWFEAISENYLDHHGYARHLLFKLREHYPIALHGVSMSIGSSDPLDKEYLGKLRLLCQELEPKLVSDHLCWTGIQGINSHDLLPMPLTEESLTHVCARVQQVQEFLQRPLVIENPSTYFAFQENQFHEWDFLAQLVKRSGCRLLLDVNNVYVSAKNLGFSAYDYLAGIPLDAVVQCHLAGPTDCGTHLIDTHDKPVPTAVWQLYQQMIEQAGRPISTLLEWDANIPDFPELVGELNLAKAVLQGQIPQREPLRQSENAPLSTPIADALGRKQFVSAQEVE; encoded by the coding sequence ATGCGTTCCACGTCAGATCTGCCTAATTTCCCAGCATCGACACCGCCCCATTCTCATGCAGAGGACTCTCATGCACAGGACTCTGATGCCGAGCTTAGTGCTTCCATGGGGTTTGGCGTCGGGCTTCGCTCTTGCCATTTTGCTTGGCTTGAGCAACACCTGCTACCAGAGCAAAGCGGCGTTGATTGGTTTGAAGCGATCAGCGAAAACTACCTCGACCACCATGGCTATGCGCGCCACTTACTCTTTAAGCTGCGCGAACACTATCCGATAGCCCTGCATGGCGTTTCGATGTCGATCGGCTCGAGCGATCCGCTGGATAAAGAGTACCTTGGTAAACTGCGGCTTTTGTGCCAAGAACTGGAGCCGAAGCTGGTCTCCGACCACCTTTGTTGGACAGGGATTCAAGGGATTAACAGCCACGATCTGTTGCCGATGCCGCTTACCGAAGAGAGCCTGACGCATGTCTGCGCGCGGGTGCAGCAGGTACAAGAGTTTCTGCAACGGCCGCTGGTGATAGAAAACCCCAGCACCTATTTTGCTTTTCAGGAGAATCAGTTCCACGAGTGGGATTTCCTTGCGCAGTTGGTTAAGCGCAGTGGCTGCCGCTTGCTGTTGGACGTTAACAACGTCTATGTGAGCGCGAAAAACCTCGGTTTCTCCGCTTATGACTACTTGGCGGGTATTCCGCTCGATGCAGTGGTGCAGTGTCATTTAGCCGGTCCGACCGATTGCGGAACCCATTTGATCGACACCCACGACAAGCCAGTACCAACCGCTGTGTGGCAGCTTTACCAACAGATGATCGAACAGGCTGGCAGGCCGATTTCCACATTGCTCGAGTGGGATGCCAATATTCCGGATTTTCCCGAACTCGTCGGCGAACTGAACCTTGCCAAAGCGGTATTACAAGGGCAAATTCCACAACGCGAGCCGTTAAGACAGAGCGAGAATGCACCACTCTCGACGCCGATTGCCGATGCGCTTGGCCGCAAGCAGTTCGTCTCTGCGCAGGAGGTCGAATGA